The following proteins are encoded in a genomic region of Nicotiana sylvestris chromosome 4, ASM39365v2, whole genome shotgun sequence:
- the LOC104215258 gene encoding AP-1 complex subunit mu-2, translating into MAGAASALFLLDIKGRVLVWRDFRGDVSSVQAERFFTKLLEKEGDPQDPVAYDNGVTYMFIQHNNVYLMTASRQNCNAASLLLFLHRVVDVFKHYFEELEEESLRDNFVVVYELLDEMMDFGYPQYTEAKILSEFIKTDAYRMEVTQRPPMAVTNAVSWRSEGIQYKKNEVFLDVVESVNILVNSNGQIVRSDVIGALKMRTYLSGMPECKLGLNDRVLLEAQGRNAKGKAIDLDDIKFHQCVRLARFENDRTISFIPPDGSFDLMTYRLSTQVKPLLWVEAQVERHSRSRMEILVKARSQFKERSTATNVEIELPVPTDATNPDVRTSMGSSTYAPEKDALIWKIKSFPGGKEYMLRAEFRLPSITAEEATPERKTPIRVKFEIPYFTVSGIQVRYLKIIEKSGYQALPWVRYITMAGEYELRLT; encoded by the exons ATGGCAGGGGCGGCGTCGGCGCTGTTCCTCCTCGACATCAAAGGCCGAGTACTGGTGTGGCGTGACTTCCGCGGCGATGTCTCCTCCGTTCAGGCCGAGCGATTCTTCACCAAGCTCCTAGAGAAAGAG GGTGACCCTCAAGATCCTGTTGCATATGATAATGGCGTGACGTATATGTTTATACAACACAATAATGTGTATCTCATGACCGCATCAAGGCAGAATTGTAATGCTGCTAGTCTTCTTCTGTTTCTACACCGTGTTGTTGAT GTCTTTAAGCATTACTTTGAAGAGTTAGAAGAAGAATCTCTGCGGGATAATTTTGTTGTAGTG TATGAGTTACTTGATGAAATGATGGACTTTGGTTATCCTCAATATACTGAAGCAAAAATTCTCAGTGAGTTTATAAAAACTGATGCATATAGAATGGAGGTTACACAAAGGCCTCCAATGGCAGTTACAAATGCTGTGTCCTGGCGTAGTGAAGGGATACAATACAAGAAGAATGAA gtatttttgGATGTTGTGGAGAGCGTTAATATACTTGTTAACAGCAATGGGCAAATAGTGAGGTCGGATGTTATTGGTGCATTGAAGATGAGGACCTATTTGAG TGGTATGCCTGAATGTAAGCTTGGCCTTAATGATAGAGTACTGCTGGAAGCACAAGGACGTAATGCTAAGGGGAAAGCTATTGATCTAGATGATATCAAGTTTCATCA GTGTGTGCGTTTGGCCCGATTTGAGAATGATCGTACTATATCATTTATACCTCCTGATGGGTCTTTCGATCTTATGACCTACAGACTCAGTACACAG GTAAAGCCTCTATTATGGGTAGAAGCCCAAGTGGAAAGACATTCTAGGAGCCGTATGGAAATTCTGGTTAAAGCACGAAGCCAGTTCAAGGAGAGAAG CACTGCAACTAATGTTGAAATTGAGTTGCCTGTTCCAACGGATGCAACTAATCCAGATGTTCGTACATCGATGGGATCATCTACTTATGCACCTGAAAAGGATGCATTGATTTGGAAGATAAAATCTTTTCCAGGTGGTAAG GAATATATGTTGAGAGCAGAGTTTAGACTTCCCAGTATTACAGCAGAAGAAGCCACTCCTGAAAGAAAAACTCCTATACGTGTAAAGTTTGAGATACCATATTTTACAGTTTCTGGTATACAG